In the genome of Nycticebus coucang isolate mNycCou1 chromosome 12, mNycCou1.pri, whole genome shotgun sequence, one region contains:
- the ESPL1 gene encoding separin isoform X2 — MRIFKGINFGTLLSSQKEAEKLLPDLKEFLVKPPAGFPTCRSDAERRHICDAILRACNQQLTAKLACPGHLWSLLELAELACDGYLVSTPQRPPLYLERILFILLRNIAAQGSPEATLRLAQHLHACLMQCSHQAAPQDYEAVAQGSFSLLWKAAEALLEPRAAFSARLKALSFLVLLEDENTPCEVPHFASPTACRVVAAHQLFDASGHGLNEADVDFLDDLLSRHVIRALVGKGEDSPGPLSPKRALCLLELTLEHCRRFCWSHHHNKAMSTVEKAHGYLRNTNLAPSLQLCQLGVELLQLEEEGPQAVTKVLIDASAILNNSMETPSPPLRALYDTCQFFFSGLERGTRRHYRPDAILSLFTFLRGYFFLIRKLRDDSVCGVPSKQQQTLLQVYFQAFHLYSVVVYDFAQNCQEADLADLAQLVESCKSIVVWMLEALEGLSGRELTDYTGMTASYTSNLAYSFYSHKLYAEACAISEPLCQHLGLAKSSTYPELPPEKLHRCFRLHVESLKKLGKLAQGCKIVTLWLAALQPHSPEHMTEPVTFWVRVKMEAARAGDKELQLKTLRDSLSGWEPETMAFLLREELQAYKAVRANTGQERFNVICDLLELSPEETPAGAWARATHLVELAQVLCYHDFAQQTDCSALDAIQEALQLLESVRPEARDRDQLLDDKAQALLWLYICTLEAKIQEGIERDRRAQAPSNLEEFEVNDLNYEDKLQEDHFLYSNIAFNLAADAVQSKCLDQALVLWKEVLSKGQAPVVRSLQQTAASLQILAALYQLVAKPLQALEVLLLLRIVFERLEDHAKAAGCSCHITQLLLTLGSPSYAQIYLEEAEFSLNCLSQTTDTYLLLSLTCVLLRSQLHWTHQKVTEGVFLLLSVLRDPALQKSSKAWYLLRVQALQLVAVYLGLPSYSLSDSLWEQLCAQGWQSPEIALMDSHKLLRSIILLLMGSDVLSIQKAAVETPFLDYSENLVQKWQVLTEVLSCSEKLVCRLGHLGSVSEAKAFCLEALKLTTKLQIPRQCALFLVLKGELELARNDINLCQSDLQRVLFLLESCTEFGEVAQHPHSVKKVNLQKGKQQARVPHPPQLSEEELFLRGPALELVATVAKEPGPIAPSTNSSPVLKTKPQPRPSFLSHSPTCDCLLCASPVLSAVCLRWVLVTAGVSLAKGHKAQGLDLLQVVLKGCSAATKRLTRGVQASLNRKTPHSPVPSLLDEILAQAYTQLALEGLSQPSNKNLWKVLESGLKFVAARIPQLEPWRASLLLIEALAKLASLSCCPTQLFARSWGWQPPLIKSPPGSEPSKTRSQKCSGQVRQQVASAPLSVHNSSQKGLDSGGPPCTPKPPGRVRQVSPAWGLSQAGPCVPFTVFEEVYPTKTKPEVPRAPRVRKRIQTRLKVNFSDDSDLDDPVSAEAPPLAEETKRKGTVSRGRGQARKGLSLKTDAVVTSGPPGLSGRTRRTKKVASKHCEDQRPQRAPPVLARLGPEIMRTIPEEELAENQMELSFEILRGSDGEDSASGRKAPASGPDAAIGDRELLRRDSSKEELPTLCPEKDSDRGLGSQLRLPSVPAAIDLDTLDSICDSLSIAFRGIKHCPPSGLYAHLCRFLALCLGHRDPYATAFLITESVSITCRHQLLTHLHKQLSKIQKHQGSLEMGDQLQRLSLQERPGDVPLASIQHLFSFRTSGSGHFPQPEKQSFQGHLALIPSGVTVCVLALATLQPGTVSNTLLLTRLEKDSPPVTVQIPTVQSKLPLSSALNEFDAIQKEQKENSNCTDKREWWTGRLELDRRMEVLITSLEKSVLGCWMGLLLPSSEEPSPAQEASRLQELLQECGWKYPDPALLKILLSSARTLTPQDIQALAYGLCPTQPERAQELLNEAVGRLKGQTVLSDKHLILVLDKDLQKLPWESMPSLRALPVTRLPSFHFLLSYSIIKE; from the exons ATGAGGATCTTCAAAGGCATCAACTTTGGGACTTTGCTAAGCAGCCAGAAGGAGGCTGAAAAGTTGCTGCCTGATTTGAAG GAGTTTCTGGTCAAGCCTCCAGCTGGTTTTCCCACCTGCCGATCTGATGCTGAGAGGAGACATATTTGTGATGCCATCCTGAGAGCTTGCAACCAGCAGCTGACTGCCAAACTAGCTTGCCCTGGGCACCTGTGGAGCCTGCTGGAGCTGGCAGAGCTGGCCTGTGATGGCTACTTAGTGTCCACTCCCCAGCGTCCTCCCCTCTACCTAGAACGAATTCTCTTCATCTTACTGCGGAATATCGCTGCCCAAGGAAGCCCAGAGGCCACACTCCGCCTTGCTCAGCACCTTCATGCCTGCTTGATGCAGTGCTCTCACCAAGCTGCTCCCCAGGACTATGAGGCCGTGGCTCAAGGCAGCTTTTCTCTGCTTTGGAAGGCGGCAGAAGCTTTATTAGAGCCTCGAGCTGCATTCTCAGCTCGGCTGAAGGCCTTGAGCTTCCTAGTACTCTTAGAGGATGAAAATACTCCTTGTGAGGTTCCTCACTTTGCTTCTCCAACAGCCTGCCGAGTGGTAGCTGCCCATCAGCTATTTGATGCCAGTGGACATGGTCTGAATGAAGCAGATGTGGATTTCCTAGATGACCTGCTCTCCAGGCATGTGATAAGAGCCTTGGTGGGTAAGGGAGAGGATTCTCCTGGTCCTCTCTCCCCCAAGAGGGCCCTCTGCCTCTTAGAGCTCACCTTGGAACACTGCCGTCGCTTCTGCTGgagccaccaccacaacaaagCTATGAGCACGGTGGAGAAAGCTCATGGTTATCTGAGGAACACCAATCTAGCCCCTAGCCTCCAGCTGTGCCAGCTGGGAGTTGAACTGCTACAGCTTGAGGAGGAAGGACCCCAGGCAGTGACCAAGGTTTTGATTGATGCATCAGCTATTCTGAACAATAGTATGGAGACACCATCACCCCCACTTCGGGCATTATATGACACCTGCCAGTTCTTCTTTTCAGGCCTGGAGCGAGGCACCAGGAGACACTATAGACCTGATGCTATTCTGAGCCTCTTCACTTTTCTTAGAGGGTACTTCTTCCTTATCCGGAAGCTGCGAGATGATAGT GTCTGTGGGGTCCCCTCCAAACAGCAACAGACTTTGCTTCAGGTGTACTTTCAAGCATTTCACCTCTACAGTGTCGTGGTTTATGATTTCGCCCAAAACTGTCAG GAAGCTGATTTGGCTGACCTGGCCCAACTAGTAGAGAGTTGCAAATCTATCGTTGTCTGGATGCTGGAAGCCTTAGAGGGACTGTCAGGCCGAGAGCTGACAGACTACACGGGAATGACTG CCTCTTACACCAGTAACTTGGCCTACAGCTTCTATAGTCACAAGCTCTATGCCGAGGCCTGTGCCATCTCTGAGCCGCTCTGTCAGCACCTGGGCTTGGCCAAGTCAAGCACTTACCCTGAGCTGCCTCCAGAGAAG TTGCACAGGTGCTTCCGGCTACATGTGGAGAGTTTGAAGAAACTCGGTAAACTGGCCCAGGGCTGCAAGATAGTGACTCTGTGGCTGGCAGCCCTGCAGCCCCATAGCCCTGAACATATGACTGAACCAGTCACTTTCTGGGTTCGAGTCAAGATGGAGGCAGCGAGGGCTGGAGACAAGGAGCTACAGCTAAA GACTCTGCGAGACAGCCTGAGTGGCTGGGAGCCGGAGACCATGGCCTTCTTGCTGAGGGAGGAGCTACAGGCCTACAAGGCAGTGCGGGCCAACACTGGGCAGGAACGCTTCAATGTCATCTGTGACCTGCTGGAGCTGAGCCCCGAGGAGACACCAGCTGGGGCCTGGGCACGAGCCACCCACCTGGTGGAACTCGCTCAAGTGCTCTGCTACCACGACTTTGCCCAGCAGACTGACTG CTCAGCCTTGGATGCTATCCAGGAAGCCCTGCAGCTTCTAGAGTCTGTGAGGCCTGAGGCCCGGGACAGGGATCAGCTTTTGGATGATAAAGCACAGGCCTTACTATGGCTCTACATCTGTACCCTGGAAGCCAAAATACAAGAA GGTATTGAGCGAGATCGGAGAGCCCAGGCTCCTTCTAACCTGGAGGAATTTGAAGTCAATGACCTGAACTATGAAGACAAACTCCAAGAAGATCATTTCCTATATAGTAACATTGCCTTTAATctggctgcagatgctg TTCAGTCCAAATGCCTAGACCAAGCTCTGGTCCTGTGGAAGGAGGTGCTTTCAAAGGGGCAGGCTCCAGTGGTGCGGAGTCTCCAGCAGACAGCAGCTTCCCTGCAGATCCTAGCAGCCCTCTACCAGCTGGTGGCAAAG CCCCTGCAGGCTCTGGAAGTCCTCCTGCTTCTGCGGATTGTTTTCGAGAGACTGGAGGACCATGCAAAGGCAGCTGGCTGCTCCTGCCACATCACCCAACTCCTCCTGACCCTTGGCTCTCCCAGCTATGCACAG ATATACCTAGAAGAGGCAGAATTCAGCCTGAATTGTCTCAGTCAGACCACTGACACATACCTGCTCCTTTCCCTGACCTGTGTTCTGCTTCGAAGTCAACTCCACTGGACTCACCAAAAG GTGACTGAAGGTGTCTTTCTGTTGCTGTCTGTCCTTCGGGATCCTGCCCTCCAGAAGTCATCCAAGGCTTGGTACTTGCTGCGTGTCCAGGCCCTGCAGCTGGTGGCAGTCTACCTAGGCCTCCCATCGTACAGTCTCTCAGACTccttgtgggagcagctctgtgCCCAAG GCTGGCAGTCCCCTGAGATAGCACTCATGGACTCTCATAAGCTCCTTCGCAGCATCATCCTCTTGCTAATGGGCAGTGATGTACTTTCAATTCAAAAAGCAGCTGTGGAAACACCATTCCTGGACTATA GTGAAAACCTGGTACAAAAATGGCAGGTTCTTACAGAGGTGCTGAGCTGCTCAGAGAAGCTGGTCTGCCGCCTGGGCCACCTGGGTAGTGTGAGTGAAGCCAAGGCCTTTTGCTTGGAGGCcctaaaacttactacaaagctgcAGATACCACGCCA GTGTGCCCTGTTCCTGGTGCTAAAGGGCGAGCTGGAGCTGGCTCGCAATGACATCAACCTCTGTCAGTCAGACCTGCAGCGGGTCCTGTTCTTGCTTGAGTCTTGTACAG AGTTTGGTGAGGTGGCCCAGCACCCACATTCTGTGAAGAAGGTCAACCTACAGAAAGGGAAGCAGCAGGCCCGTGTCCCCCATCCACCACAGCTTTCAGAGGAGGAGCTCTTCCTACGAGGCCCTGCTCTGGAGCTGGTAGCCACTGTGGCCAAGGAGCCTGGCCCTATAGCACCTTCTACAAACTCCTCCCCAGTGTTGAAAACcaaaccccagcccaggcccagcttCCTGTCCCATTCACCCACCTGCGACTGCTTGCTCTGTGCCAGCCCTGTCCTCTCAGCAGTCTGTCTGCGCTGGGTGCTGGTCACAGCAGGGGTAAGTCTGGCCAAGGGCCATAAGGCCCAGGGTCTGGATCTGCTGCAGGTTGTGCTAAAGGGTTGCTCAGCAGCCACTAAGCGCCTCACCCGAGGTGTCCAGGCTTCCCTGAATCGTAAAACACCCCACTCTCCAGTCCCAAGCCTTCTGGATGAGATCTTGGCTCAGGCATACACACAGCTGGCACTAGAGGGCCTGAGCCAGCCATCAAACAAGAACCTGTGGAAGGTCCTGGAGTCAGGGCTGAAGTTTGTAGCAGCACGGATACCCCAGCTGGAGCCCTGGAGAGCCAGCCTGCTCTTGATTGAGGCCCTAGCAAAGCTGGCTAGCCTCAGCTGCTGTCCTACCCAACTTTTTGCAAGATCCTGGGGTTGGCAGCCACCATTAATAAAAAGCCCTCCTGGCTCAGAGCCCTCTAAGACTCGGAGCCAGAAATGTTCTGGACAAGTGCGCCAGCAGGTAGCCTCTGCTCCCCTGTCTGTCCATAATTCCTCTCAGAAAGGTCTGGACAGTGGAGGACCACCCTGTACACCTAAGCCCCCTGGCCGGGTCAGGCAAGTTAGCCCAGCCTGGGGGCTTAGTCAAGCTGGCCCCTGTGTCCCCTTCACTGTGTTTGAGGAAGTCTACCCTACTAAGACCAAGCCTGAAGTTCCCCGAGCCCCCAGGGTACGAAAGAGGATCCAGACACGCCTCAAG GTGAACTTTAGTGATGACAGTGACTTAGATGACCCTGTCTCAGCTGAGGCACCACCGCTGGCAGAGGAGACTAAAAGAAAGGGCACTGTTTCTCGGGGCCGGGGCCAAGCTAGAAAGGGCCTGAGCTTGAAGACTGATGCAGTGGTTACTTCTGGGCCCCCTGGCCTGAGTGGCAGAACTCGGAGGACCAAGAAGGTGGCATCAAAACATTGTGAGGATCAGAGGCCCCAGAGGGCCCCTCCTGTCCTGGCCAGGCTTGGCCCTGAGATCATGAGGACCATCCCTGAGGAAGAATTGGCTGAAAACCAGATGGAACTGAGCTTTGAGATCCTCCGGGGTTCTGATGGGGAAGACTCAGCCTCAG GTAGGAAGGCTCCCGCTTCAGGCCCTGATGCGGCCATAGGAGACCGGGAGCTGTTGAGACGGGATTCTAGCAAGGAGGAGCTGCCCACCCTGTGCCCAGAGAAGGATAGTGACAGGGGCCTTGGATCTCAACTCCGGCTCCCCTCGGTCCCTGCAGCCATCG ATCTTGATACCTTGGATTCCATCTGTGATTCACTGAGCATTGCTTTCCGGGGCATCAAACACTGTCCTCCTAGTGGGCTCTATGCCCACCTCTGCCGCTTCCTGGCTTTGTGCCTGGGTCACCGAGATCCGTATGCCACTGCCTTCCTTATTACCGAGTCTGTCTCCATCACCTGCCGCCACCAGCTACTCACCCACCTCCACAAACAGCTCAG CAAGATCCAGAAGCACCAAGGATCGCTTGAAATGGGAGATCAGCTCCAGAGGCTGAGCCTTCAGGAGAGGCCTGGAGATGTCCCCCTGGCCAGCATTCAGCACCTCTTTTCCTTCAGGACTTCAGGATCTGGCCACTTCCCCCAGCCTGAGAAGCAGAGCTTTCAGGGGCACCTGGCTCTGATCCCCAGTG GGGTGACCGTGTGTGTGTTGGCCCTGGCCACCCTCCAGCCTGGAACTGTGAGCAATACCCTCCTTCTGACCCGGCTGGAAAAGGACAGTCCCCCAGTCACTGTGCAGATCCCCACTGTCCAGAGCAAG CTTCCTCTGAGTTCAGCGCTGAATGAGTTTGATGCCATCcagaaggaacagaaagagaacagcAACTGTACTGACAAGCGAGAATGGTGGACAGGGCGGCTAGAACTGGATCGTAGGATGGAG GTTCTCATCACTTCCCTGGAGAAGTCTGTGTTGGGCTGTTGGATGGGGCTGCTGCTGCCATCCAGTGaggagcccagccctgcccaggagGCCTCCCGCCTCCAAGAGTTGTTGCAGGAATGTGGCTGGAAATACCCTGACCCCGCTCTGCTGAAA ATCCTGCTCAGCAGTGCCAGAACCCTCACCCCTCAGGACATTCAGGCCCTGGCTTATGGGCTGTGCCCCACCCAGCCAGAGCGAGCCCAAGAGCTCCTAAATGAGGCAGTAGGACGTCTAAAAGGCCAGACAGTACTGAGTGATAAGCACCTCATCTTGGTGCTAGACAAG GACCTGCAGAAGCTGCCATGGGAAAGCATGCCCAGCCTCCGGGCACTGCCTGTCACCCGACTGCCCTCCTTCCACTTCCTACTCAGCTACTCCATCATCAAAGAG TGA